In the genome of Deltaproteobacteria bacterium, one region contains:
- a CDS encoding CsgG/HfaB family protein has product MKKIVITSIIVLSFYGFARAGELVYRQNHFRLHRGTSIAVAPFQNLTQTENVGNSVADTVSNVMGSTGTFRIIGRNAFTQSMLSAGVRAGSTVDRSIAQKVGQLLGVNFVIIGAVTEYGYELAPDGTKTVPVAGVDIKIVDIGTGNIVFAGSFAEEDSSGTAIEKTVTEAVNDFYSRVR; this is encoded by the coding sequence ATGAAAAAAATTGTTATTACAAGTATTATAGTACTATCTTTTTATGGTTTTGCAAGAGCCGGTGAGCTTGTTTACAGGCAGAATCATTTTAGATTACACCGTGGTACAAGTATTGCAGTTGCCCCATTCCAGAATTTAACACAAACAGAAAATGTAGGGAACAGCGTTGCTGATACGGTAAGTAATGTGATGGGTTCAACAGGGACTTTCAGGATTATCGGAAGGAACGCATTTACACAATCAATGTTATCGGCGGGTGTTAGAGCAGGTTCAACAGTAGATAGATCGATTGCACAAAAGGTTGGACAATTGCTGGGAGTTAATTTTGTTATAATCGGTGCTGTTACAGAGTATGGCTACGAACTCGCACCGGATGGAACAAAAACTGTACCGGTAGCAGGAGTGGATATTAAAATTGTTGATATCGGAACCGGGAATATCGTGTTTGCTGGATCATTTGCAGAAGAAGATTCTTCAGGTACAGCAATAGAAAAAACAGTCACAGAAGCGGTGAACGATTTTTATAGCAGGGTAAGATAA
- a CDS encoding metalloregulator ArsR/SmtB family transcription factor: protein MLKDFIKTSKALSDETRVRIVSLLMRNELCVCQLMEILGMGQSTVSKHLGILRNAGLIEVEKRGTWSFYGLCRDKANRHNLDFIRILSSLPTDDPFIQNDEKKLKKVNKKGLTFCNTIELGRRIRERSNHAE, encoded by the coding sequence ATGCTGAAAGATTTTATCAAAACATCAAAAGCATTATCGGATGAAACAAGGGTGAGGATAGTGAGCCTTCTCATGCGCAATGAACTGTGTGTGTGTCAGCTTATGGAGATACTGGGCATGGGACAATCAACGGTATCAAAGCACCTTGGTATTCTCAGAAATGCGGGGCTTATCGAGGTGGAGAAAAGAGGTACATGGTCGTTCTACGGGCTTTGCCGGGACAAGGCAAACAGGCATAATCTCGACTTCATCCGCATTCTTTCGTCTTTGCCGACAGACGATCCTTTTATACAAAATGATGAAAAGAAATTGAAAAAGGTAAACAAAAAAGGTCTGACGTTTTGTAATACGATAGAATTGGGCAGGAGGATCAGGGAGAGGAGTAACCATGCAGAGTAA
- the arsD gene encoding arsenite efflux transporter metallochaperone ArsD, whose protein sequence is MQSKKIAIYDPAMCCSTGLCGPVVDPVLVKVNDAVLALKKQGVEVERFNLSQQAKEFMTNKTVADLLHKNGKKVLPVIIVDGSVIKTGAYPSYEELCKVLDIEPLQHKPMTLSLQGGG, encoded by the coding sequence ATGCAGAGTAAAAAAATAGCGATCTACGATCCGGCAATGTGTTGTTCCACCGGACTGTGCGGCCCGGTGGTAGATCCGGTGCTGGTAAAGGTAAACGATGCCGTCCTCGCATTGAAAAAACAGGGTGTGGAGGTGGAAAGGTTCAACCTTTCCCAGCAGGCAAAAGAATTCATGACGAACAAAACCGTGGCCGATCTGCTGCATAAAAACGGCAAAAAGGTGTTACCGGTAATTATAGTGGACGGCTCTGTTATTAAAACCGGGGCATATCCATCATACGAGGAGCTGTGCAAGGTTCTGGATATTGAGCCGTTGCAACATAAACCAATGACGCTATCACTACAAGGGGGAGGGTGA
- a CDS encoding iron-sulfur cluster assembly accessory protein, translating to MFTLTDKALERFKKILKDQGNESYGIRIFTAGAGCCGPSLALDMVEQAEDGDITIEKDGLKIFIEKAADATLAAASMDFSEQRGFVLTGVEEHSCGEGGCDEGSCDEGSCDECDE from the coding sequence ATGTTTACGTTAACGGACAAGGCATTGGAGAGATTCAAAAAGATTCTCAAGGATCAGGGAAATGAAAGTTACGGGATCAGGATATTCACCGCAGGCGCAGGATGCTGCGGCCCGTCTCTCGCTCTGGACATGGTGGAACAGGCCGAGGATGGGGATATAACCATCGAGAAAGACGGCTTGAAGATTTTTATCGAAAAAGCAGCGGATGCGACGCTTGCAGCGGCCTCAATGGATTTCTCCGAACAACGAGGCTTCGTATTAACAGGCGTGGAGGAACATTCGTGCGGAGAAGGTGGCTGCGATGAAGGTTCCTGTGATGAAGGATCCTGCGATGAATGTGATGAATAA
- a CDS encoding TRC40/GET3/ArsA family transport-energizing ATPase has product MMTRYLFFSGKGGVGKTTMASASAIHYAMNGNKTLIVTTDPASNLADVFEQEIGHKITPIKGIQNLWAMEIEPDKAAKEYKEKIIGPYREIMPEDVIASLEENLSGPCTTEMAAFDRFIDFMEGDEYDIIVFDTAPTGHTIRLLQLPVDWSKHIQEAASGSGQTCLGPVQTIQDSKDKYDRATALLKDTVKTTFIFVMRPEELSLYETQRASRELETIGINSGELIINGILPEEVCGIGFFRKKYDAQQNIVRKAESIINKPKQYMLLRDNEVKGLKALQSVADELFNNRKPSFHFGIEHGESADVLLEKPDIESLWLPGNTPRTAKSGAPLFTEGMTKSLFFTGKGGVGKTTISCIAALFNAQKGYKTLLVTTDPAAHIGEVLNVKVGAEPAKVTDNLYAVMVDQKAAFKEYKEKVLGEAKGKYSDDMLAAMDEELNSPCTEEMAAFDKFIQFIESNDYQTVVFDTAPTGHTLRLLELPFDYAKQVEMMAGTGDNLVVKDVAQNRFKKIIQTLRDQDRTVFAFVLYPESTPILESYRAMVDLRNAGINTQLIVANLILTDRVCINDFFKNRQQMQMKYLAEIKQKFDLPVLQFPLMQDEIKGFDLLKKAVAIL; this is encoded by the coding sequence ATGATGACAAGATATTTGTTTTTTTCAGGTAAGGGCGGTGTGGGTAAAACCACCATGGCATCGGCAAGCGCCATTCATTATGCCATGAACGGCAACAAAACATTGATAGTGACAACAGACCCGGCTTCTAACCTTGCGGATGTTTTTGAACAGGAGATAGGACATAAGATAACCCCGATCAAGGGCATACAAAATCTATGGGCAATGGAGATAGAGCCTGATAAAGCAGCCAAAGAATATAAGGAAAAGATCATTGGTCCGTATCGTGAGATTATGCCGGAGGATGTCATAGCGTCCCTCGAAGAAAACCTCAGCGGTCCCTGTACGACCGAGATGGCTGCATTCGACCGGTTTATAGATTTTATGGAAGGGGATGAGTACGATATTATCGTATTCGATACCGCACCGACTGGACATACCATACGGCTGCTTCAGCTTCCGGTTGACTGGTCCAAACACATACAAGAGGCTGCAAGCGGCAGCGGCCAGACGTGCCTTGGTCCTGTGCAGACCATTCAGGACTCAAAGGATAAGTATGACAGGGCAACCGCACTATTGAAAGATACCGTTAAGACGACATTTATATTCGTCATGCGGCCTGAAGAGCTTTCCCTTTATGAAACGCAGCGTGCATCCAGAGAACTCGAAACGATCGGGATCAATTCCGGCGAGCTTATCATAAACGGCATATTGCCGGAAGAGGTGTGCGGTATCGGATTTTTTAGAAAGAAATATGATGCCCAGCAGAACATAGTCCGTAAGGCTGAAAGCATCATCAATAAGCCAAAACAATACATGCTCTTACGGGACAATGAGGTAAAAGGATTAAAAGCCCTTCAATCGGTAGCCGACGAGCTGTTTAATAACAGGAAGCCCTCATTCCACTTCGGCATAGAACATGGTGAATCAGCCGATGTCTTATTGGAGAAGCCGGACATCGAAAGCCTATGGCTGCCGGGGAACACACCCCGCACAGCAAAAAGTGGAGCCCCCCTCTTTACGGAGGGGATGACGAAGTCCCTGTTTTTTACGGGTAAGGGCGGCGTCGGGAAGACGACCATTTCTTGCATAGCTGCGCTCTTCAATGCACAAAAGGGCTATAAAACACTTCTTGTTACCACTGATCCTGCAGCACATATCGGCGAGGTTTTAAATGTAAAGGTTGGCGCTGAGCCGGCAAAGGTTACCGATAACTTATATGCTGTCATGGTTGATCAGAAGGCAGCATTTAAAGAATACAAAGAAAAAGTGCTGGGAGAGGCAAAAGGAAAGTATTCGGATGATATGCTTGCAGCAATGGATGAAGAGTTGAATTCACCGTGTACCGAGGAGATGGCTGCATTTGATAAATTCATACAGTTCATAGAGAGCAATGACTACCAAACGGTCGTATTCGATACTGCTCCGACAGGTCATACGCTCCGGCTTCTTGAACTGCCGTTTGATTATGCAAAACAGGTTGAGATGATGGCAGGTACCGGGGATAATCTTGTAGTTAAAGACGTTGCCCAGAACAGGTTTAAAAAAATTATACAGACTCTCAGGGACCAAGACCGTACTGTCTTTGCGTTTGTTCTTTATCCGGAATCAACGCCTATTCTGGAGTCATACAGGGCAATGGTTGACCTCAGGAATGCAGGCATAAATACTCAACTTATCGTTGCAAATCTGATATTGACGGACAGGGTATGCATCAACGACTTTTTCAAGAACCGGCAGCAGATGCAGATGAAGTACCTTGCTGAGATAAAACAAAAGTTCGATTTGCCGGTGCTTCAGTTCCCTCTGATGCAGGATGAGATCAAAGGGTTCGATCTTCTGAAAAAAGCTGTCGCGATACTTTAA
- a CDS encoding arsenate reductase ArsC produces MLKIMFLCTGNSCRSQMAEGIARALGKGLIEPCSAGVMPSEIHPKTIQVMKEIGIDISNQTSKGIDENLLNAMDMIITLCSSAEAMCPMTPPRIKRIHWSIDDPKTATGSEEDVLNAFRSARDEIKKKLEMLIDELKRVQKIS; encoded by the coding sequence ATGCTGAAGATAATGTTCCTGTGCACGGGTAATTCGTGCAGGAGTCAGATGGCAGAAGGCATTGCAAGGGCATTGGGTAAAGGATTGATAGAGCCATGCAGTGCAGGTGTTATGCCTTCGGAGATACATCCGAAGACGATTCAGGTTATGAAAGAAATAGGAATTGATATCTCCAACCAAACATCAAAAGGCATAGACGAAAACCTTTTGAATGCGATGGATATGATAATCACACTTTGCAGTAGTGCAGAGGCAATGTGTCCTATGACACCGCCGCGGATAAAGCGCATCCACTGGTCAATCGATGATCCAAAAACAGCCACCGGGAGTGAAGAAGATGTCCTCAATGCCTTTCGTAGTGCGAGGGATGAGATAAAGAAAAAACTTGAAATGCTTATTGATGAGTTAAAGCGTGTTCAGAAGATTTCTTGA
- a CDS encoding arsenic resistance protein, with product MFRRFLEKLHNFRLLPVFVIVSMAIGIGIGRLYGISNFALTPPIDAIKAIVHGTYAFNLPNTLALGIVIGLFMMIYPAMANIKFEDLGKAARSPKQLLIVMFFNYAIAPFFILLLARIFLGSEPDLYTGLVLYGLAPCIAMVIVFTYLAQGNAPLAIILVAVNSIIQMLLIPVYAKLLLGNVNFDVWVVGESVLLYLGVPLVAGMLTRMLGVKRFGEVWFNKLKFYLDTLSIVGLLFTLIVMFALKGDLILKKPFFIVQMAVPMVLFFWVMFVVVYLVSWRLKLNYEDSVAVAFNSTGRDFEIAIAIAITAFNPTVALATVIGPLIEVPVMLVLVWFAKRMELKLFGQKKVV from the coding sequence GTGTTCAGAAGATTTCTTGAGAAATTGCACAACTTCAGGCTGCTGCCGGTCTTTGTGATCGTAAGTATGGCAATCGGCATCGGTATCGGCAGGTTATACGGGATTTCCAATTTTGCGCTGACGCCGCCGATTGACGCCATCAAAGCCATAGTACATGGAACATACGCGTTTAACCTTCCCAACACCCTTGCACTCGGGATCGTTATCGGTCTTTTCATGATGATATATCCAGCGATGGCAAACATTAAGTTTGAAGATCTCGGCAAGGCTGCCCGATCGCCGAAACAGCTTCTCATCGTAATGTTCTTCAACTATGCGATAGCCCCATTCTTTATACTTTTGCTTGCAAGGATTTTTTTGGGCAGTGAGCCTGACCTTTACACAGGTCTTGTTTTGTATGGTCTTGCGCCGTGCATTGCAATGGTGATTGTGTTTACCTACCTTGCACAGGGCAATGCTCCGCTTGCAATAATACTCGTAGCCGTGAATTCCATCATTCAAATGCTGCTGATCCCGGTCTACGCAAAACTTCTGCTCGGCAATGTCAATTTTGATGTCTGGGTTGTTGGGGAGAGTGTGCTGCTGTATCTCGGTGTCCCGCTTGTCGCAGGCATGCTGACGAGAATGTTGGGTGTAAAGAGGTTTGGAGAAGTGTGGTTCAATAAACTGAAATTTTATCTGGATACCTTGTCCATCGTCGGGCTTCTTTTTACCCTCATCGTCATGTTTGCCCTGAAAGGAGATCTGATCCTGAAGAAACCGTTTTTCATAGTGCAGATGGCAGTTCCCATGGTCCTGTTTTTCTGGGTGATGTTTGTCGTGGTTTATCTCGTGAGCTGGAGGCTAAAGTTGAATTACGAAGATTCTGTTGCGGTTGCATTCAACTCCACAGGCAGGGATTTTGAGATAGCCATTGCAATAGCCATAACCGCATTCAACCCGACCGTTGCACTTGCAACCGTCATAGGACCGCTTATCGAAGTGCCGGTTATGCTTGTGCTTGTCTGGTTCGCAAAGAGAATGGAATTGAAGCTCTTTGGACAGAAAAAGGTTGTTTAA